In Nitrospinota bacterium, the genomic stretch AATAATAACCTGATTCAAAAATAAGTCAAGCATAAAAATGCATTTATTTTTAATGCCGACAAAGACTCTCCTCCTGTCTTCTTCTCAGCTGCAATTCTACGCCTCGGCCCGGAATAGTTCAAGAGTAATTCGACAAAATTTCAGCGGTCACCCGCGAAACACAGAGCGTGGAATACCCGCTCCAGGAGCGATCAATTCGCCCGTAATCCTTTTAAATTTCTCCACTTGGGCTACAAAACAACTCGGGTTTCAGGAGATAAAATACAATAAGAAAACGAGAAACAAAAAGTAAAAGCTCCGTGCTTGGGAGACTAGGCAAATAACGGTTCTATCTTTTTTGATTTAACATAATTGCAAAGCATCTGCCGCGGTATGCAAAAGCTGAAAATGCTCCCCCTCTTCTCTTCACTCTCAACCCATGCCCTGCCGCTATGTATGTTAACAATATGCTTTACGAGATTCAGCCCCAAGCAGAGCCCGTGGCTGATTTCCGGATGCTCTTCCGCATCTTTGAACCTGTTGAAAATGATCTTCTGTCTTTCAGGGGGGATGCCGACACCGTTATCCACGACGCTCACCATTACTTCCTGCGGCAATCCCTTGGCGAGGATTTCAATCGTCCCACCTTCGCTTGTATGATTGACCGCGTTTGCGAGGAGGTTTACCAGCACCTTTTTCAATCTCCGGGCATCTCCATAAACCCTCAACGACTGGCTGTCAAGGCGGGTGACAAGCTTTATGCTTTTCGCGTCGCTCATCTCGTGAAGCTCTTCCATCGCTTCAAGGATGATGCTTTTCATATTTAAATTCTCAATATCCAGCTTCACGGCTTCAGATTCAATATGGATAATATCCTGCATTGCGTCGGCTATCCTGTTCAACTCCTCGTCGCCCCGGCGCTTATCCCTGCAGATAGCCTCCAGCGAAAGTGAGCGTTTTCTGCAGGTACTCTGGAATTCAAGTATGAGTTTTTGATCCGAACCGGAAAAACCTGCCAAATCCTCCGCCGAACAATCCTTGCCGGAAAGGATGGAGGACAATACTTTTGCTAAATCATTCATGCCAATAAAATTGTCTATTTCATTTTCCTATGCAGTTTACTTTTAAAAAAAGCGCCATTTGGACATGTCTATATTTTAACAGGGATTTTTGCGATTTCCCCGCAATCAATACCCCCCCGGTATTCGAAGCCCAATTTCCTGCTTCATATTTTCTTTTATACATCGGACGGTCCCCTCTTTCCAGTAAAATTGTGCATCTTCAAACCCCCTCCCCCAGGCAATCCGAAAATGCCCTCTCACCTCAAACGCCTCGCTTGAACATGCCAGAAAAGGATGATCCTTTTTACCCCACCGACAGTTCAAATCCCGCTATTGGTTCACCGGTCTCCGCGTGTGACGCCTTGCGTCGAGGAGCCATGTCTTCTCATAACTGTGACACACCCGGCAACCGGTTTGCCCGGCAAACTCCTTTTCGTTATACCTGTATTTCACATCGAACACATGGCTCTCGCCGTCAAACTTGCTGTGGGTATGGCACGAAATGCAGTACTCGTTTATTACCCTGTTCGATTCCGTCTCAACCATACCAGGCTTGAACGCCTTCTCCAGCGGACTGGACATGCAGGACGCCACCGTCGTCACCAAGGCGACTATTAACAAAATCTTTTTATGCAACTTAACTTCTCCCATTTGCCTATAGTATCTTCAATCCGCAAACTCCTGCCTGAAATCACCCCTTAATATCCGTCATTAGTATCCGTAAAGGCAAGGGGGAACGAATCTTCACGCAACTCTTGCGATACGGGCGGATAGCTCTTTCGCGCTTACAGGATTCTCTAAAAATGCGGTTATCCCTAGCTTTGTCATATCTTTTTTCGTCTCTGCCCCAGCCATCCCTGCCGCCATAAACAAAATTCCTTTTTCAAGCCGCTTTTCACGTATATTTTGAACGAATTTGGCGAGATCTTCCATGCCCAGCGCACAATCTGCGATTATTACATTGAAGCTTCCAAGCTCTACCCATTGCAGGGCATCTGCATAAATCCTGGCCTCTGTGAGATTTGCCCCTGTTTCCTGCAAATAATTCCTTGTCATATCGCGGTTGACCAGGTCGTAATAGACTAGAAGAATATTCAATCCGGTATCGGGAAATTCAAGTTTGAACTCGGAACCCTCCCCCTCACGCGATTCGACGGAAATATTGCCTCCGTGGGCCCGCAATATGTCCATGCAAAACGGAAGACCGAGCCCTGTCCCTCTCTCCCCCCCTGTCCCTATGCCGGAAGTTTTTATTTCGTGCTTGAAAAGATCCGGCAGAATTTTCGGCGCTACTCCGATACCGCTGTCCTTCACCACGATTGAAAAGCTTCGACGGTGAGGGACCGTGATAGAAACTGTGTCGCCGGCACGGCAAAACTTTATGGAGTTCGTCATGAGGTTTAAAAACACTTCCTGGATCAGATCCTTGTCGATGAACATATGCCTTTGCAGGGGCATCTCGTTTACCAGGGAAATCCCTTTCTGCGTGGCCGAATAGCCGATCTTCCCAATCATGTCGTTTATCAGCACGTAAATATTCACCCAGTTTCTCCTGACAATAAGTTTGCCTGTCTGCAAGCGGCTTATATTCAGAAGCGCGTCAATCGTCTCTACCATTTTCTCGCTTCCGGCAATTACCCTGTCGATGATATCGGCCTGTTTTTCGGTGAACTGACCGCTTCCTGCTTTTTTCAAGAGACGCAAGAGCCCGATGCTTGTCGACAAAGGCGCTTTCAGGTCGTGAGATACCAGCGAAACGAATTTATCCTTCATCGCGGTTGCATCTTCCGCCTGCGCCCTTCTCCTGTCCAGGAGAGACGACTTCAGGAACTCGTTGCGCGTATAGAATTCCAGAATATAATTTGCCGTCATCCCTATCCCGTTTATGGCCAGTATCCTGAGTATCTCGACCGCAACAAGATCAGGTGAAACTTTGGTGAAAATAACAGCGACGACAATATCAACAAGACTCAACAGGAGCATCGATGCAGTCGCGTAATAGAACCTGAGCCTGAAAAGGGTATATGCGACTATTATCAGCAACAGCAGAGAGGGATGGTGATGGAATATTATCGCCTCATCGTGCTGGTGAATTATCCCAAGCATCCCTATTCCAACGATAAACGCGACCATTGCCATGAGAGGCTGGTACACCTTTTTGAAATGCCTGGAATAACTGAATAGGAGAAAAGCGATGACTATCGGCGTAACAACCGCGAAACGGATAATCACCGCGTATATCCAGTTTGGATGGGGCATGCTCAAATCGTCGAAAACAAAAAGAAACCAGAATGCAACCCCAACGATTATCCCTATTCGCAAGGTTCTCAACGAATGTTGAAAATAGTCCTCGAGAAAAACCTTCTCCAGAATCGGGGGGAATTTAAGTGATCGAAACCCTTTTACCCTCGTGCTTTCCAGGAAATCAAGGTCGATAGTCCCATCTTCGGCTTTCACGTCATCACTCTGGGAGAAACCCACTTTTTAAAACCCCCTCCAACCTGTCGTTCCACTATTTGGCAACTCGACAGGAAATTGAACATTTTTGATGCTTTACTTTTTATTTTAACAGGTATAACCAGTTCGCGATATACCGGCGCCCTCATGAAAAATCGCAAATTTGCCAACATGTACCGATTCGCCAGCTTTCGGCTTGCTTAGATGAACCCCTCCCTCTAAATTAGATGAATGAACCTGAACGATACCATCGCCGCTATTGCCACCCCCGTCGGTGAAGGGGGGATAGGCGTGATCCGCGTATCGGGGCCGGACGCGCTGAAGGCAACGGCTAAAAACTTCCGCCCTTTGGGAAAACCGGCAAAAGAGATGGAATCCCACCGACTCTATTTTGGAACGCTTTTATCGGAAACGGAGATCATCGACGAGGTATGCCTCGTTTACATGAAAGCCCCCAGAAGCTACACAAGGCAGGATTGCGTGGAGATATCGTGCCACGGCTCCCCTGCCGTCCTGAGGCGCGCCCTGAAGCTGATAATGGATAACGGAGCACGAATGGCCGAACCGGGGGAGTTCACAAAAAGGGCCTTCCTAAACGGAAGGATAAACCTCTCGCAGGCCGAAGGGGTCATCGACCTCATAAAGGCGCGCTCGGAAGGGGCGGCAACGGCGGCGCTCCAGCTGATGGAGGGGGGGCTCTCGGCAAGGATAGAGGCGGCGAAACAGAAACTCCTCCAGATACTCAGCCACCTTGAAGCGTCTATAGACTTTCCGGACGAAGAGCTCGAAACAGCGACAGATGAACAGATACTGAAACTCCTGGACGAATCCATTCACAAGGTCGACTCGCTGGTAAGGAGCTATGAATCTGGAAGGTTCCTGAAAACAGGTATGAAGATAGCCATTATCGGCAAGCCGAATGTCGGAAAATCCTCCCTCCTGAACGCTCTCCTTGAGGAAGAGCGCGCCATCGTGACCAAACACCCAGGTACTACCCGCGACCTCATCCATGGCGAAAGCGAGATAGCCGGATTCCCGGTTGAATTCATCGATACCGCAGGATTGAACAAGTCGCCGGACGAGGTCGAATCTATCGGAATTGAGCGGACACTGAAGGCGGCAAGGGAGGCAGACCTTGTCATCGCTCTTTTCGACGGTTCGCGTCCATGGGACGAGGAGGACGACAAGGTTTTTGAAACCTTAAAAGAACTTAAAAACCTGATCGCGCTTATCAATAAATCGGATGCCGAAAGGAAACTTCTCTGGCCCGACGCCTCCATGAAGATAAGCGCGATATCGGTGAATAACCGAACCGGATTTGAATCTATCGAAGAGGCCGTTAAGATGACCGCTGGCTCCATAAGACCAGGGGTTGAACCGCTCGTTACGCGCGCCCGCCATCTCTCCATATTCAAGCGTATCTCCGACGATCTGAAGCGGGCCAGAAATGAGCTTGCAATTGGGCGGGAGATAGCCG encodes the following:
- a CDS encoding HAMP domain-containing histidine kinase, whose translation is MNDLAKVLSSILSGKDCSAEDLAGFSGSDQKLILEFQSTCRKRSLSLEAICRDKRRGDEELNRIADAMQDIIHIESEAVKLDIENLNMKSIILEAMEELHEMSDAKSIKLVTRLDSQSLRVYGDARRLKKVLVNLLANAVNHTSEGGTIEILAKGLPQEVMVSVVDNGVGIPPERQKIIFNRFKDAEEHPEISHGLCLGLNLVKHIVNIHSGRAWVESEEKRGSIFSFCIPRQMLCNYVKSKKIEPLFA
- a CDS encoding ATP-binding protein — encoded protein: MGFSQSDDVKAEDGTIDLDFLESTRVKGFRSLKFPPILEKVFLEDYFQHSLRTLRIGIIVGVAFWFLFVFDDLSMPHPNWIYAVIIRFAVVTPIVIAFLLFSYSRHFKKVYQPLMAMVAFIVGIGMLGIIHQHDEAIIFHHHPSLLLLIIVAYTLFRLRFYYATASMLLLSLVDIVVAVIFTKVSPDLVAVEILRILAINGIGMTANYILEFYTRNEFLKSSLLDRRRAQAEDATAMKDKFVSLVSHDLKAPLSTSIGLLRLLKKAGSGQFTEKQADIIDRVIAGSEKMVETIDALLNISRLQTGKLIVRRNWVNIYVLINDMIGKIGYSATQKGISLVNEMPLQRHMFIDKDLIQEVFLNLMTNSIKFCRAGDTVSITVPHRRSFSIVVKDSGIGVAPKILPDLFKHEIKTSGIGTGGERGTGLGLPFCMDILRAHGGNISVESREGEGSEFKLEFPDTGLNILLVYYDLVNRDMTRNYLQETGANLTEARIYADALQWVELGSFNVIIADCALGMEDLAKFVQNIREKRLEKGILFMAAGMAGAETKKDMTKLGITAFLENPVSAKELSARIARVA
- the mnmE gene encoding tRNA uridine-5-carboxymethylaminomethyl(34) synthesis GTPase MnmE, which encodes MNLNDTIAAIATPVGEGGIGVIRVSGPDALKATAKNFRPLGKPAKEMESHRLYFGTLLSETEIIDEVCLVYMKAPRSYTRQDCVEISCHGSPAVLRRALKLIMDNGARMAEPGEFTKRAFLNGRINLSQAEGVIDLIKARSEGAATAALQLMEGGLSARIEAAKQKLLQILSHLEASIDFPDEELETATDEQILKLLDESIHKVDSLVRSYESGRFLKTGMKIAIIGKPNVGKSSLLNALLEEERAIVTKHPGTTRDLIHGESEIAGFPVEFIDTAGLNKSPDEVESIGIERTLKAAREADLVIALFDGSRPWDEEDDKVFETLKELKNLIALINKSDAERKLLWPDASMKISAISVNNRTGFESIEEAVKMTAGSIRPGVEPLVTRARHLSIFKRISDDLKRARNELAIGREIAAAEIWDAVEEIKRFTGESYTEEVLSKIFDEFCIGK